From the Candidatus Acidiferrales bacterium genome, the window AGTTCTCTGCACGTTCCCCCGGAAGCCACGCGCGCGCTCGAACTCATCTACGCGGGGCATCCGGACGAAGCCCTGCCCCCGGCGCGCGATCTCCAAAAGCAAAATCCCGACCATCCGCTGGGCTATCTCCTAGAGGCGGACGCTATGTGGTGGAAACTCTACTGCGCCGCGTGCCAGATCGCCGGCGACGGCCTGGTGGACGCCTGGCGGCGGCCGAAGCTCGACTCCGACCGAAACTATTTCCGCCTCGCCGAGCGCGCCATTCAAATCGCCGAGAAGCACATCGGCCGGCGCGAAACGGCCGAGATGCGCTTCTACGCCGGCATGGGCTATGCCATGCGAGGGCGCTTGCTGGGATTGCGCAGCGAGTATCGCGCCACGGCTTCAGCCGGCAAGCGCATGCGGGAGCACCTCGTCCGCTCGACCCAGCTTGACCCCAATCTTGCCGACGCCTACCTGGGCCTCGGACTTTACAACTACTACGTGGATACGCTCTCCTTCATTGCAAGAATCGTCCGCGTGTTTATGGGGCTGCCCGGCGGGGACAAGAAGACCGGCACGAAGCAACTCGAACTGGCAGCCGCGAAAGGCCGGTTAATCTCCGTCGAAGCCGATTTCTACCTGGCCAAATGCCTGCGCAACTACGACCGCGAATACGCCCGCTCGACCGCGCTTTTTGAAAAGCTGGTGGCGAGCTACCCGGCCAACCCGCTTTTTCGCATCATGCTCGCCGGCAACCTCATCCGGGTGAATCAACTCGACCGCGCCGAAAAAGAATTTGGAGCCGTGGCCCAGCCACCCGCCCCGGGCAGCGACACCCCCTGCGCCGACTGGCTCCGAGAATTGGCTGGAAGGGGTCTGAACTACACCCGCAGTTTGAAGGTGCCCAAGTGATGGCCGGGAGAGATATTTGACATTTTGATGTTATGATGTTAAAGTGCTTTATAGGAGATGGCCGGTGATGCCTGTAGGGAGACGTATCAGTCATACACGCCGTTCACCGCGAGCGTTCGCGACGAGCCGCACGACCGTCTATCTCGACCCCGGCCTCCACCGGGCTTTGAAGGTCAAGGCGGCCAGCACGGACCGCGGCCTCTCGGAATTGGTGAACGAGGCGGTTCGCCTCGCCCTGCGCGAAGACGCCCTCGACCTCGAGGCTATTCGCCGCCGCGCTCAGGAGCCGACCCGCGCTTTCGAGCGAATTCTGGCCGACCTGAAGCGCGACCGCTTGCTATAGCCCGAGGCTCCATGCCCGAGGGCTACCAACTCCGCATGAAGCACAGTGCCGAACGGGAACTCCGTGCACTGCCAAAGACCGACTTAAAGCGCATCGTCGAACGCATCCAACAACTCGCCTCCAAACCCCGCCCGTTTGGTTCTGAGAAACTCTCCGGCCAGCACGCCTACCGCATCCGGCAAGAGGATTATCGCGTGGTGTACGCCGTGGATGACAAAAGGCGGGTCGTCGAAATCGTCAAGATCGGCCATCGCCGTGAGGTCTACCGCCGACGCGGATGAGACTGTTAAAGAATTTTCTCCTCCCAACCCTCCAACTGAGCCTTCACTTTGGCCATGAACTGGTCGGCGATGGCGCCGTCAATCAGCCGATGGTCAAACGATAACGTGAGATAGACGACCGAGCGGATGGCGACGGCGTCGTTAATAATCAGCGGCTCTTTGTGAATCCCGCCGACACCCAGGATCGCCACCTGCGGCTGGTTGATGACGGGCAAGCCGAATCGCCCGCCAAAGACCCCCGGGTTGGTGATGGTGAAGGTGCCTTCCTGAACCTCGTCCGGCTTGAGTTTTTTGGCGCGGGCGCGCTCGGCAAGGTCGTTGATGGCGCGCTGCAACCCGAGGAAGCTCATCTCGTCGGCACGCTTGACGACCGGCACAATCAATCCCCAATCGAGGGCGACGGCAAAGCCCAGGTTGATGTCCGTGTGCAGGACGACCTTGTCTCCGTCAAGCGAGGCGTTGACGATGGGAAATACCCGCAGCGCCTCGACGGCGGCGCGGCCGAAGAACGGCATAAAGGTCAACTTGGTTTCATGTTTCTGCTCGAAGGCAGCCTTGTTGAGGTCGCGGAGTTCGACCACGCGGCTCATGTCCACCTGGAAAAGGGTATAGACGTGCGCGGAAGTGTGCTTGGACATGACCATATGCTGGGCAATGCGCTGGCGCATGACCGAGAGCG encodes:
- a CDS encoding type II toxin-antitoxin system RelE/ParE family toxin, coding for MPEGYQLRMKHSAERELRALPKTDLKRIVERIQQLASKPRPFGSEKLSGQHAYRIRQEDYRVVYAVDDKRRVVEIVKIGHRREVYRRRG
- a CDS encoding dihydrolipoamide acetyltransferase family protein: LFEISTDKVDAEIPSPAAGVLKEIKVGEGTTVQINTVVAVIDAEGAAVAPAPAKPLAPPAAAAPAAAPPKAEKVVSMPRPPAAPAEEIKIRSSPLVRRLAREHGLGLSTVTGTGAAGRITKQDILAAVASAAPPGRLPAAAPLPLPTPSAGLAPAAFPREKIYFGRYEVQPLSVMRQRIAQHMVMSKHTSAHVYTLFQVDMSRVVELRDLNKAAFEQKHETKLTFMPFFGRAAVEALRVFPIVNASLDGDKVVLHTDINLGFAVALDWGLIVPVVKRADEMSFLGLQRAINDLAERARAKKLKPDEVQEGTFTITNPGVFGGRFGLPVINQPQVAILGVGGIHKEPLIINDAVAIRSVVYLTLSFDHRLIDGAIADQFMAKVKAQLEGWEEKIL